In the genome of Pongo pygmaeus isolate AG05252 chromosome 9, NHGRI_mPonPyg2-v2.0_pri, whole genome shotgun sequence, one region contains:
- the CCDC179 gene encoding coiled-coil domain-containing protein 179 isoform X2, producing MCLYCWDIEPSQVNPEGPRQHHPSEVTERQLANKRIQNMQNLKKEKRRLNKRFARPSPIPEPGLLWSS from the exons atgtgcctgtactgcTGGGACATCGAGCCTTCCCAAGTCAACCCT GAAGGACCAAGACAACATCATCCTTCAGAGGTCACTGAGCGGCAG ctTGCAAATAAACGTATTCAGAATATGCAAAacctaaagaaagagaagaggagattGAATAAAAGGTTTGCAAGGCCTTCTCCTATTCCAGAACCAGGACTCCTA